In bacterium, the genomic window GCAATGGAGACTTGTTCAAAATTATCGTAAACAACTTTTTCGTAAATTTCATCCGAGATACAAAGCACATTGTGCTTTTTTAAAACAGCAGCCAGAGCTTCCAACTCCTTTTTAGAATAAGCAGCTCCGGTAGGGTTAGATGGTGAATTTAAAACAAAGGCTTTGGTTTTGGGTGTAATCGCTTTTTCCAGCTCGGCGGCTGTTAACTTAAAACCATTTTCTTCCTTTGCTTGTACAATCACAGGATTCGCATCGTTCAAAATTACCTGATCGGGATAGCTTACCCAGAACGGAGCGGGGATAATTACTTCGTCACCCGCTTCAAACAGCGCTTGCGCAATGTTATAAAGCGAGTGTTTTCCGCCATTGCTTACTAAAATTTCTTCGCGCGTGTATGTCACGTTGTTATCGCGTTTTAATTTGGCGATGATGGCATCTTTTAATTCTACAATGCCGCCTACAGCAGTGTATTTGGTAAACCCTTTACTGATAGCATCAATAGCCGCATTTTTAATATTTTGCGGGGTATCAAAATCGGGTTCTCCGGCGCCAAAGCCCACAACGTCTACTCCTTGTGCTTTTAAAACGGCGGCTTTGTTGGTGATAGCAAGAGTAGGGGATTCTTTAATTTTTTGTACGCGATTTGCGAGCTTCATTTAATTTTTCCTTCATACGTTTTTCAACGTGGGGGTGAATCATCTGTTTGCCAGAGCCTCCAAAAGCCAATACTTCTTTAATAATGGAGGAGCTTACATGGGCAAAGCGTCCTTCGGTCATCATGAACATGGTTTCGATATCGGGATGCAGCATGCGGTTTGCAAGCGACATCTGAAGTTCGTATTCATAATCAGCAACCGTTCGTATACCTCTTAAGATGGTATGAATTTTCTTTTTATGGCAATAATCTACCAACAGACCTTCATACGCATCGACTACCACCCTCTTTTTACCTCTAAAAATCTCTTTCAGCATGTCTACCCGTTCACCCGGTTCAAAAAATGCTTTTTTCTTTTTATTAATGGCTACCAGAACCGTGATTTTGTCAAAAATCTCCAAACCACGCTCAATAATATTTAAATGCCCAAATGTAGGAGGATCGAAAGAGCCGGGGCAGAGAGCGTGTTTTATAGCCATTATAGCCTTCTATTCTTTTAGTTTTGCAAAACTAATGCGTGTTTGCCCGTATTTTCGTTCGTCGGTTACTTCTATATCAGGGCAAATAATGTGTTCGCGCGGGGAGTGTTCTATAACGATGAGTGTTTGAGCGTCAACGAGTTTATTCTCCACTAAACCATCCAGTGCCGGGTTTAAAAGATTTTTATCGTAAGGTGGATCTACAAAAACCACATCAAACCTTGCTTCTCTGGCCTTTATTTTTTCCAAAATACGGGGGATGGTGCCTTTAATGATGTGGGCTTTGCCTTCAAAACGGCATTTTTTGATATTGCTCTCAATTAATTTGAGGGCTTCCGGTAAATCATCAATGAAATAGGCTTTGGCGGCACCACGGCTTAGGGCTTCTAGCCCCACGCTACCGGTACCGGCAAAAAAATCGGCCACAATGCATCCCTCAATATCACCCAAAATATTAAAAATAGCGCCTTTTACCTTGTCGGCTGCGGGTCGTATTTTGTTTGATTTTGGCGCTAAAAGGGCATGGCCTCTCGCAAGGCCCGCAATAATTCTCATAACTTAATGTTGGGCCATTCCCGAGAGTACGCCAAGGGCAATAATTGCTATATAAACAAGCGTTCCTAAACAAGAAAGAGCTGTTCCTACAATACCCAAAATCATAGCTATTTTAGCCATGGTAAAATTGGATTCGTGGATGCGCTTTTCCTGAGCGGCTTTCATTTCGGAGCGGCCAATAATAAAGGCAGGAATGCCTGCAATAAAACCACAGCAAGTAAGCGATAAAATGGCTAAAATAAGAGAAATAACCGTCATAGTGCTGGTAGTAGCAGTTGGTGGAGTTCCCGGTGGTAAGGCCGTAGGGTTTATCGGCGGTGTTGAAGAAATATCATCCATAAAAATCCTTTCTGATGAAAATAAAGAAAATACAACTTAACAAAATAACCTATTGCGGTAAACAAGTTCTTCCGTTGACAGCTTGCTAACCCTGACATAAAAGGAGCTTCTATGAAAAAAATACAACTTTTCACAGCATTAATGGGTCTTTTTGTTTCTTTTTCGGTTTTTGCCAAGGAGGAATACCTTTATCGTCGTAATGTGAACTGGGTCAAAATTAACGATGCTAGTTCCAAAGATATCCCCTTGGGTACTTTAAAACATCCCAACAACAGCATTTCGGTTGAGCAAATGGAAGGGATGCTTTTATCTATTAAAATTAATAAGCAGGCGATGTTTAAAAAAGAAGTCAATTCGGTAGATGTATTTGATGCCTGGGAAGCCCGCCAATATGCTCCGCTTCTTGCAGAGGGTTTATCTAAAGCAGGTCCCGACCAGGTAGTGAATTTTTCCATGGTTCATAAGCGCCCCATTTTTATTTTGCAAAAAGATTATATCAGTATTGCCAATGTATTTGTGGCTACAGATGGTGTTCATTTTCAGTTTACCAAGCTCTATGCTAAAATTGAGGGTGATTACCAAGCCGCGCACGATATGGACAAGGCGCTCCGTAAGGCCCACACCATGCGTCTTGCTTTAGATGCCGGTGCGGGACAGATGCTTTCTTATAATGGTACCAGCGAAATTGTTTTGGACCCTGCTTACGATTTTGTGAGTCAGGCTTATAATCGTTTAGCTAAAGCTCGTGAAGATGAAGAGCAGTCGCTTCGTGGTAAAAAGGCGGCTAAAAAAGAAGTGTCGGAAGAACAAAAACTAAAGCCAGGTGTATCGTCTACGCCGTCGTATTCCAACTCTGGTGATCCGGCTGCCCGTCTTAAAAAGCTGGATACTTTAAAAGCACAAAAATTAATTACCGATAAAGAATATCAAGATTTAAGAAAGAAAATTTTATCGGAACTATAAATATTTTGTTTAGAATATTTTTAAAAAAGGCACCCATCGGTGCCTTTTTTATTGCTTATCAATTTCAAAAAATTTTGGGAATTTGGTTAGCACTTCCGAGCCACTGGCTGTAACATAGTGGTCATCTTCCAAACGAATGCCGCCATGTCTTTCGTAATAAAGCCCAGGTTCAATTGTTACCACAAAACCTTTTTTAAGAATAATGTCGCGGATAGAAACAGAGGGAGGCTCATGAATATCAAGCCCCAGCCCATGGCCTGTGCCATGAATAAAGCCTTCCATCCGGCCATTTTTATTTTTGCCGGTTTTAAATCCATGCTTTTCAAGCGTATCTTTAGCGGCTTGATGAACTACTATAGCGTTTACACCATCACGTAGCTTTTCTGCTGCACGTTTATTGGCTTCAAGCACGGCCGAATACATTTTTTTTACCGTATCTGTAGGCCTGCCTTTTACCATGGTACGCGTCATATCAGCCCAATACTGAGTTTTGGCATGACGCGGAAAAATATCAAAAATAATAGGAGTGTGGGGCAATAGCGGACCATGGCCGTGATGATGTGGTAAGCTTCCTTGAGCACCAGAAGCTACAATGGTGTGATGAGCTACACAATTACGGCTCATGAGTTTGGTATTGATAAAACTTTGCATGAATTCAGAGGTAATAAGTTCCTTTCCCAAATAGATGCGATTTTTTTTGATATTTGCTTTTTGTAAAAGTTCTACAGCTTCCCACAGGGTATTTTCTACCTGTATGGCTGCTTGTCGAATATAATTTTTTTCTACTGTACTTTTTATTAAACGATTTTCGTAAAAAGGATCGGGTTTTATACTCAAACTGTATCCCATTTTTTTGAGAGCCTCAAAATAGATGGAGGGAAAATTGGAAGGAACGACGATCTTTTTAACTTTTTTCTTTTTAAAAATAAAATCAACAACTCGGGCATAAACGGGATAAGGAGAAGATGTTTTGCCTAATTGTTTACCAATGTCGGTGAGTGATAAAATATGATGGACGGTAGCTTCCAGTTTGGCCCGATCAATTTCTAAATCGGAAAGAACCAAATATTTTTTTCCGGCTATTTCAAAATAAATGATAGGGTCGGGAACTAAAAAATGTGTTGAATAATAAAGATTAGAATCGGCCTCGGAGGCAGCAATCATCAGAATAGCAGGTTTAGTCATGCTGTTATTCTATCAAAAACGTTTATAACTTCCAAGGTTTTGCACCGGCTTCCAAAACTTCATTTAAAGCCTTGATGTTTTGTACGCCGCGGTCGGATAACCAGTCTTCCAGTGCTTTAATACCTGATTTAGCATAAATGGGCATGCCGTCCTTCCAAGTGGCACGGCCGCACAATACGCCGTTATAGGCTACACCCGAATCAGCCGCTAAAATAAGGCTTTCGCGAAATTCATCGTCCGATACACCAGCCGAGAGGTAAATAAACGGTTTATTGGTAGCTACAGCTGTTTTTTGAAAAATATCTTTGGCTTCTGCCATGTCGTAGGCAACTTCGCCTTTGCAAGCTTTGGCCCCCTTTACAAATTGCATGTTGATGGGAATTTCTACCTTTAAAACATCCACGTTGTAACGGGGTTTGGAAAACTCTTCCATACTTTTGCGTACAATTTCGGGTTTCTTTTTGGCAAATTCCAAACTTTTTTCCGATTCGCTACCGGTAGGGTAACCTACAAATTCTAAAAAGTAGGGGATATCGTGGTGGGCACATTCGGCGCCAATGCGTTCTACCCAGGCGTGTTTAATTTCGTTTATCTTGGCGTCTTCAAAAGGAGAATAATAGAGTAAAATTTTAATTGCGTTAGCACCCTGAGCTATACTTTTAGATACTGTCCAGGTGGGAACTAGCACGGGAACGCGGCCGGGAGTGCTTTGATCATATCCTGTAGACTCATACGCTAATAAAAGACCAGCATTGGAGGAGCGGGCTCGGGCGGCTTCTAAGCCAAATTCGGGATCGAGTAAAATAGCTGAGGCATGGGGGGTTAAAATTTTGGTAACGGCCACTTTAAACTCCGACATCATTTCCGGGGTAATAGCACTAGGATCAACGCCCTTAGCAGCGGCAATTGATTTTTTAAGAGAACCGCGCTGATCCATAGCGGCTGCAGCAATAATACCCTTTTTGCTGGATAATTTTTTGAGATGAGATAATTTGTTTTCGGAAACGGCCATAGTCATACTCCTTTTAGGGGCTAAAAATTTAAGCCGATTGATTAATGAATTTTGTGTATAATTGCAATGAGAAAGAAACGCTAAATCATGCCGAATAAACATGAAAGCCAAACCGAAGGGGAAGCCCAGGTTGCTACAAAAGAGCGTGTTAAAGTCCCCAAAATGTACCAGGTGATTTTGCTCAATGACGATTTTACGCCTATGGATTTTGTAGTGTGGATTTTAGAGTCGGTTTTTCACAAAACTAAGGATGAGGCTATTCGTGTTATGCTGGAAGTACATCAAAAAGGAAAAGGTATTTGCGGGGTGTATACGCACGATATGGCACGTACTAAAATGATGCACGTGAATCATTTGGCTAAAAAAAGCGAACACCCACTACAGTGCATTATGGAACCTGCACCCTAGACAATGGCGTTATTTAATTTTTTAATACTTTCTGTTAATTCGGCCACTAAACGTTTCATTAACCCATCAATTGTAGGGATATCGTTAATTAAACCTACACCCTGGCCAGCACTCCATACATCTTTCCAACGCTTTAAGCCTTCGCCCTGGTTAGCATCAAAATGATCCAAGCTTTCTTTTAAAAAATTACAATCATGCCCCGTAACTTTGGGAGTTAAAATAATGTCTTCTGGTCCGGCGGATAAAATCATTTTTTTGTAAGAATCGGTAGCTGGCGCTTCTTGAGTAGCAATAAAGCGTGTGCCCATGTAGGCGGCGTCGGCACCAAGGGCTAAGGCTGCATGTACTTGCGAGCCATCCGAAATACCACCACTGGCTAGTACCGGTAGTCCTGTTTCTTTTTTTAACCATGGTACTAAAACATTGGCCGCAATTTTTCCGGCATGTCCGCCAGCGCCAAACGAAACAGTGACCAAGCCATCGGCACCCAGTTCTTTGCATTTAAGAGCGTGTTTTAAAT contains:
- a CDS encoding pyridoxal phosphate-dependent aminotransferase, with the translated sequence MKLANRVQKIKESPTLAITNKAAVLKAQGVDVVGFGAGEPDFDTPQNIKNAAIDAISKGFTKYTAVGGIVELKDAIIAKLKRDNNVTYTREEILVSNGGKHSLYNIAQALFEAGDEVIIPAPFWVSYPDQVILNDANPVIVQAKEENGFKLTAAELEKAITPKTKAFVLNSPSNPTGAAYSKKELEALAAVLKKHNVLCISDEIYEKVVYDNFEQVSIASLDGMRDLTLIVNGVSKVYSMTGWRMGFTAGPKALISAMAKIQGQVTSNICSITQKACVEAYNGSQDEIKKMVVEFEKRRNFIVDTFNAIPGIKCLKPEGAFYVFPNIKGVLGKKTPAGKVIATADDFAEYILEDFKVAVVPGEGFGAPGYVRLSYATSMANIEKGLSRIKEAVGSLQ
- the coaD gene encoding pantetheine-phosphate adenylyltransferase → MAIKHALCPGSFDPPTFGHLNIIERGLEIFDKITVLVAINKKKKAFFEPGERVDMLKEIFRGKKRVVVDAYEGLLVDYCHKKKIHTILRGIRTVADYEYELQMSLANRMLHPDIETMFMMTEGRFAHVSSSIIKEVLAFGGSGKQMIHPHVEKRMKEKLNEARKSRTKN
- the rsmD gene encoding 16S rRNA (guanine(966)-N(2))-methyltransferase RsmD; amino-acid sequence: MRIIAGLARGHALLAPKSNKIRPAADKVKGAIFNILGDIEGCIVADFFAGTGSVGLEALSRGAAKAYFIDDLPEALKLIESNIKKCRFEGKAHIIKGTIPRILEKIKAREARFDVVFVDPPYDKNLLNPALDGLVENKLVDAQTLIVIEHSPREHIICPDIEVTDERKYGQTRISFAKLKE
- a CDS encoding Xaa-Pro peptidase family protein gives rise to the protein MTKPAILMIAASEADSNLYYSTHFLVPDPIIYFEIAGKKYLVLSDLEIDRAKLEATVHHILSLTDIGKQLGKTSSPYPVYARVVDFIFKKKKVKKIVVPSNFPSIYFEALKKMGYSLSIKPDPFYENRLIKSTVEKNYIRQAAIQVENTLWEAVELLQKANIKKNRIYLGKELITSEFMQSFINTKLMSRNCVAHHTIVASGAQGSLPHHHGHGPLLPHTPIIFDIFPRHAKTQYWADMTRTMVKGRPTDTVKKMYSAVLEANKRAAEKLRDGVNAIVVHQAAKDTLEKHGFKTGKNKNGRMEGFIHGTGHGLGLDIHEPPSVSIRDIILKKGFVVTIEPGLYYERHGGIRLEDDHYVTASGSEVLTKFPKFFEIDKQ
- a CDS encoding tagatose 1,6-diphosphate aldolase, whose protein sequence is MAVSENKLSHLKKLSSKKGIIAAAAMDQRGSLKKSIAAAKGVDPSAITPEMMSEFKVAVTKILTPHASAILLDPEFGLEAARARSSNAGLLLAYESTGYDQSTPGRVPVLVPTWTVSKSIAQGANAIKILLYYSPFEDAKINEIKHAWVERIGAECAHHDIPYFLEFVGYPTGSESEKSLEFAKKKPEIVRKSMEEFSKPRYNVDVLKVEIPINMQFVKGAKACKGEVAYDMAEAKDIFQKTAVATNKPFIYLSAGVSDDEFRESLILAADSGVAYNGVLCGRATWKDGMPIYAKSGIKALEDWLSDRGVQNIKALNEVLEAGAKPWKL
- the clpS gene encoding ATP-dependent Clp protease adapter ClpS, which codes for MPNKHESQTEGEAQVATKERVKVPKMYQVILLNDDFTPMDFVVWILESVFHKTKDEAIRVMLEVHQKGKGICGVYTHDMARTKMMHVNHLAKKSEHPLQCIMEPAP
- a CDS encoding nitronate monooxygenase — protein: MKTPFTEKLGMKYPIVCAPMFLISNPKMLIAVGEAGGLAAMPSLNARTAEEFEAGLREIRDTTKAPFAINLIIMGNMRLEEDLALCEKYKVPLVITSLGNPADVIKKVHGYGGLVFCDVINLKHALKCKELGADGLVTVSFGAGGHAGKIAANVLVPWLKKETGLPVLASGGISDGSQVHAALALGADAAYMGTRFIATQEAPATDSYKKMILSAGPEDIILTPKVTGHDCNFLKESLDHFDANQGEGLKRWKDVWSAGQGVGLINDIPTIDGLMKRLVAELTESIKKLNNAIV